One region of Catenuloplanes indicus genomic DNA includes:
- a CDS encoding S1 family peptidase yields the protein MQLRRALALGAAALAAVLFGPSLPATAASAAPALAAATLASTISLSNCSASLVRYPTSVSGDRAMMLTNGHCYEGGFINAGTVLRNVSSTRQGTLLDATGGALGRVRADQVLYATMTGTDVALYRLNTTFAALQSQYGATPLTIAAGRTSAGTSMSIPSGYWKRVWNCAVDGFVPTLREDRWTWRDSIRYNAGCDTIGGTSGSPIVDNATGAVIGVNNTGNESGGRCTLNNPCEVAANGAVTVLQGRGYGQQTYWFTTCLTSSRTIDLTLSGCLLPR from the coding sequence ATGCAGCTTCGACGGGCACTCGCGCTCGGCGCCGCCGCGCTCGCCGCCGTCCTCTTCGGTCCGAGCCTGCCGGCGACGGCCGCGTCGGCCGCTCCCGCGCTCGCCGCCGCCACGCTGGCCTCGACGATCTCGCTCAGCAACTGCTCCGCGTCGCTGGTGCGCTATCCCACCTCGGTCAGCGGCGACCGCGCGATGATGCTGACCAACGGCCATTGCTACGAGGGCGGCTTCATCAACGCCGGCACCGTGCTGCGCAACGTGTCCAGCACCCGGCAGGGCACGCTGCTCGACGCGACCGGCGGCGCGCTCGGCCGGGTCCGCGCCGACCAGGTCCTCTACGCCACGATGACCGGCACGGACGTCGCGCTCTACCGGCTGAACACCACGTTCGCGGCGCTGCAGAGCCAGTACGGCGCCACGCCACTGACCATCGCCGCCGGCCGCACCTCGGCCGGCACGTCGATGTCCATCCCGTCCGGGTACTGGAAGCGCGTCTGGAACTGCGCGGTCGACGGCTTCGTGCCCACGCTGCGCGAGGACCGGTGGACCTGGCGCGACTCGATCCGGTACAACGCCGGCTGCGACACGATCGGTGGAACGTCCGGCTCCCCGATCGTCGACAACGCCACCGGTGCGGTGATCGGCGTCAACAACACCGGCAACGAGTCCGGCGGGCGCTGCACGCTCAACAACCCGTGCGAGGTCGCGGCGAACGGCGCGGTCACGGTGCTGCAGGGCCGCGGCTACGGGCAGCAGACGTACTGGTTCACCACCTGCCTGACCTCGTCCCGGACCATCGACCTGACCCTCTCCGGCTGCCTGCTGCCACGCTGA
- a CDS encoding cold-shock protein, which yields MATGTVKWFNADKGFGFIVQDEGGADVFAHFSAIATSGYRSLEENQRVEFEITQGQKGPQAANIRPL from the coding sequence ATGGCCACCGGCACCGTGAAGTGGTTCAACGCCGACAAGGGTTTCGGCTTCATCGTTCAGGACGAGGGCGGCGCGGACGTCTTCGCGCACTTCTCCGCGATCGCCACCAGCGGCTACCGCAGCCTCGAGGAGAACCAGCGCGTCGAGTTCGAGATCACGCAGGGCCAGAAGGGCCCGCAGGCGGCGAACATCCGCCCGCTCTGA
- a CDS encoding glycosyltransferase, producing the protein MIVHRDPRWFPALFWTFLALATAFVVWRTAVVNWTVWYGPAAWLIELFGVLTSICFMLTLRRAASAAPRTVEEVRETVDILIPTANEPPLVLEPTVIGAMRVRGVRDVLVLDDGDRPEVREMAARHGARYVARTTNEGAKAGNLNNGLRYTDAEFVVTLDADHIPLPEFIERTVGYFDDPRVGFVQSPQSFYNQESFTFRGDRGWHEQGMFYGGIQPTKNYTNSAIYTGTSAMLRRAAIDSAGGFAPDTPTEDIHTSLRIHARGWKSIYLGESLAYGLEVENLREYYRTRRRWAAGSLRLLFRHPDSPLRVRGLTGWQRLNYFSAMVTHLQGPTRVLYLLAPLAALITGVAPVTGPYSQYGFAFLAFTVVSVWIVVVFGRGHYHLLHSEAFGVADTVPMISALRALIGDDRKFGVTVKRTDRTSSGALKNTYRLYALASLAVLTLAVVRLVQGEHVAIAAWAGAFIALSTGYAATFLISMERYERAPGEPWYATLTPAELYDAVVARSGTRRRLVTA; encoded by the coding sequence GTGATCGTGCACCGTGACCCGCGCTGGTTCCCCGCGCTGTTCTGGACGTTCCTCGCGCTCGCCACCGCGTTCGTGGTGTGGCGGACCGCGGTGGTCAACTGGACCGTCTGGTACGGCCCGGCCGCCTGGCTGATCGAGCTGTTCGGCGTGCTCACCTCGATCTGCTTCATGCTCACACTGCGCAGGGCGGCGAGCGCCGCACCCCGTACCGTCGAAGAGGTCCGGGAGACGGTCGACATCCTGATCCCGACCGCGAACGAGCCGCCGCTGGTGCTCGAACCCACGGTGATCGGCGCGATGCGCGTGCGCGGCGTGCGGGACGTGCTGGTGCTCGACGACGGCGACCGGCCCGAGGTGCGCGAGATGGCGGCCCGGCACGGCGCCCGCTACGTCGCGCGTACCACGAACGAGGGCGCCAAGGCCGGCAACCTCAACAACGGCCTGCGCTACACGGACGCGGAGTTCGTGGTCACGCTGGACGCCGACCACATACCGCTGCCCGAGTTCATCGAGCGGACCGTCGGCTACTTCGACGACCCGCGCGTCGGCTTCGTACAGTCGCCGCAGAGTTTCTACAACCAGGAGTCGTTCACGTTCCGCGGCGACCGGGGCTGGCACGAGCAGGGCATGTTCTACGGTGGCATCCAGCCGACCAAGAACTACACCAACAGCGCGATCTACACCGGTACGTCCGCGATGCTGCGCCGGGCCGCGATCGACTCGGCCGGCGGGTTCGCGCCGGACACGCCGACCGAGGACATCCACACGTCGCTGCGCATCCACGCCCGCGGCTGGAAGTCGATCTACCTGGGCGAGTCGCTCGCGTACGGCCTCGAAGTGGAGAACCTGCGCGAGTATTACCGGACCCGGCGGCGCTGGGCGGCCGGCAGCCTGCGCCTGCTGTTCCGGCACCCGGATTCGCCGCTGCGCGTACGTGGCCTGACCGGCTGGCAGCGGCTCAACTACTTCAGCGCGATGGTCACGCACCTGCAGGGGCCGACGCGCGTGCTCTACCTGCTGGCCCCGCTGGCCGCACTGATCACCGGCGTCGCGCCGGTCACCGGGCCGTACAGCCAATATGGTTTCGCGTTCCTGGCCTTCACGGTCGTGTCGGTGTGGATCGTGGTGGTCTTCGGCCGCGGCCATTACCACCTGCTGCACAGCGAGGCGTTCGGCGTGGCGGACACCGTACCGATGATCTCGGCCCTTCGCGCGCTGATCGGTGACGACCGGAAGTTCGGCGTCACGGTCAAGCGCACCGACCGCACCTCCAGCGGTGCGCTGAAGAACACCTACCGGCTCTACGCGCTGGCGAGCCTGGCCGTGCTCACGCTCGCGGTGGTGCGGCTGGTCCAGGGCGAGCACGTCGCGATCGCGGCCTGGGCCGGCGCGTTCATCGCGCTCAGCACCGGCTACGCGGCCACGTTCCTGATCTCGATGGAACGGTACGAGCGGGCGCCGGGCGAGCCCTGGTACGCCACGCTCACCCCGGCCGAGCTGTACGACGCGGTCGTCGCCCGCAGCGGGACGCGCCGCCGCCTGGTCACGGCCTGA
- the helR gene encoding RNA polymerase recycling motor ATPase HelR, whose amino-acid sequence MSQNPCSCARTGHFGGILVSAFALPDGLAAKAAPTLIDADERHFAAIADGLRRQLDDLTDRLAEARKGAAGKGRQAVDRDQEVRRLSTRLRTLRRYGLDLCLGRTVDAVTGETIYIGRLGLTDGDGGRLLTDWRSPAAEPFFGATHANPMGLASRRRYRWTGGRVTDYWDEVFTPDGLAGHAALDDQSAFIASLGGARSARMRDVLGTIQADQDAIIRAGSAGTLVVDGGPGTGKTVVALHRTAYLLYADPRLGHRRGGVLFVGPHEPYLAYVSDVLPSLGEEGVLSCTLRDLVPEGAHAAEENDPAAVRLKSSADMVRAVEAAVRFYEEPPTSATTAGGLRVTAGDWAEAFGAAAGIPHNEAREPILDELVAILTGRHDADPATLRPALRATLHRAWPMLDAADLIADLWSVPAYLRRCAPWLTPAERAVLQRAEPRAWTVSDLPLLDAARHRLGDAGADRRRRRRDAAVAGQRAGMATVIDDLIASNVHDDGEGLMQMLVQQDLRDVLVDDAALPEAEADRLAGPFAHIVVDEAQELTDAEWQMLLLRCPSRSFTVVGDRAQARHGFTGSWPDRLTRAGLDRITLASLSINYRTPSEVMAEAAPVISAVLPDANVPRSVRDSGLPVVHARVEDLDLILARHAGAEGTAVVIGHPGSAGAAKVRSLTPELAKGLEFDLVVLIDPDSFGDGVEGAVDRYVAMTRATRQLVVLTSS is encoded by the coding sequence ATGTCGCAGAATCCTTGCTCGTGCGCCCGGACCGGGCATTTTGGGGGGATTCTCGTGAGTGCGTTTGCTCTACCGGACGGCCTCGCGGCCAAGGCCGCACCCACGCTGATCGACGCGGACGAACGGCACTTCGCCGCGATCGCGGACGGCCTGCGACGGCAGCTCGACGACCTGACCGACCGACTCGCCGAGGCCCGCAAGGGTGCCGCGGGCAAGGGGCGGCAGGCGGTCGACCGCGACCAGGAGGTGCGCCGGCTGTCCACCCGGCTGCGCACGCTGCGCCGGTACGGCCTGGACCTGTGCCTGGGCCGGACGGTCGACGCCGTCACCGGCGAGACCATCTACATCGGGCGTCTCGGGCTCACCGACGGCGACGGCGGCCGGCTGCTGACCGACTGGCGCTCACCCGCGGCCGAGCCGTTCTTCGGCGCCACCCACGCGAACCCGATGGGCCTGGCCAGCCGCCGACGCTACCGGTGGACCGGCGGGCGGGTCACCGACTACTGGGACGAGGTGTTCACACCGGACGGGCTGGCGGGCCACGCCGCGCTGGACGACCAGTCCGCGTTCATCGCCAGCCTCGGCGGCGCCCGGTCCGCGCGCATGCGTGACGTGCTCGGCACCATCCAGGCCGACCAGGACGCGATCATCCGCGCCGGATCGGCCGGGACGCTCGTGGTCGACGGCGGCCCCGGCACCGGCAAGACCGTGGTGGCGCTGCACCGCACCGCGTACCTGCTCTACGCCGACCCGCGGCTCGGTCACCGCCGCGGCGGCGTGCTGTTCGTCGGCCCGCACGAGCCCTACCTGGCGTACGTATCCGACGTGCTGCCCAGCCTCGGCGAGGAGGGCGTGCTCTCCTGCACGCTGCGCGACCTGGTGCCGGAGGGCGCGCACGCGGCCGAGGAGAACGACCCCGCGGCGGTACGCCTGAAGTCGTCCGCGGACATGGTCCGCGCGGTCGAGGCCGCGGTCCGGTTCTACGAGGAACCGCCCACGTCCGCGACCACGGCCGGCGGCCTGCGGGTGACCGCCGGCGACTGGGCCGAGGCGTTCGGCGCCGCGGCCGGCATCCCGCACAACGAGGCCCGCGAGCCGATCCTGGACGAACTCGTCGCGATCCTGACCGGCCGGCACGACGCGGACCCGGCCACGCTGCGCCCCGCCCTGCGCGCCACGCTGCACCGGGCCTGGCCGATGCTCGACGCGGCCGACCTGATCGCCGACCTCTGGTCGGTCCCCGCCTACCTGCGCCGGTGCGCGCCCTGGCTGACCCCGGCCGAACGCGCCGTCCTCCAGCGCGCGGAGCCGCGCGCCTGGACCGTCTCCGACCTGCCACTGCTCGACGCGGCCCGGCACCGCCTCGGCGACGCCGGTGCCGACCGGCGGCGACGGCGACGGGACGCGGCCGTGGCCGGCCAGCGCGCCGGCATGGCCACGGTCATCGACGACCTGATCGCCTCGAACGTCCACGACGACGGCGAGGGCCTGATGCAGATGCTGGTCCAGCAGGACCTGCGCGACGTACTGGTCGACGACGCGGCGCTGCCCGAGGCCGAGGCCGACCGGCTGGCCGGCCCGTTCGCGCACATCGTGGTGGACGAGGCCCAGGAACTCACCGACGCCGAATGGCAGATGCTGCTGCTGCGCTGCCCGTCCCGCAGCTTCACCGTGGTCGGCGACCGCGCCCAGGCCCGCCACGGTTTCACCGGATCGTGGCCGGACCGGCTGACCCGGGCCGGCCTGGACCGGATCACCCTGGCGTCGCTGAGCATCAACTACCGCACCCCGTCCGAGGTGATGGCCGAGGCCGCGCCGGTCATCAGCGCTGTGCTGCCGGACGCGAACGTGCCGCGCTCGGTCCGCGACAGCGGGCTCCCCGTCGTACACGCGCGGGTCGAAGATCTTGATCTGATCCTCGCCCGGCACGCCGGTGCGGAGGGCACGGCCGTGGTCATCGGGCACCCGGGTTCGGCCGGCGCGGCGAAGGTGCGGTCGCTGACCCCGGAACTTGCCAAGGGCCTGGAGTTCGACCTGGTCGTCCTGATCGACCCGGACTCCTTCGGCGACGGCGTCGAGGGCGCGGTCGACCGCTACGTCGCGATGACCCGGGCCACCCGGCAACTGGTGGTGCTGACGAGTTCGTGA
- a CDS encoding aspartate aminotransferase family protein has translation MSSHLAEYTGNGIYLTAHDEQYIDCASGTFNVSLGYSAKEVVDALHRQLDRLAHLTSEHTREASARIFESMREYLPPHIGAFWFRDITGSTANEAAIRIAQKATGNTDVFSLFLSHHGQSVAATGVSGNAFRHRSFTLPFPGSVKVPAPDCANCFFGQTPDRCRMLCATRVADFAEYASSGRIAALIIEPVLGNGGNLVPPDGYFRELRRVCDDLGILIVADEVQTGFGRTGTFFASTGVAHELRPDIITFAKGAGGVGIPVAGVLMRPELDVLEPWEHSSTAGANPLSLTALEETVNYIRDHDVLDNVTTVGASLLDGLHALARDHVTVSHPRGVGLMQAFDLSDADAVHRFLPVAKRHGLIMRGSRYGFGRAVKVRPPLIITPSQVEDLLDRLRAALRTFEEEGS, from the coding sequence TTGAGCTCGCATCTCGCCGAGTACACGGGTAACGGAATCTATCTGACCGCACATGACGAGCAGTACATCGACTGCGCGTCCGGCACGTTCAACGTTTCGCTCGGCTATTCCGCCAAAGAGGTTGTCGACGCACTTCACCGGCAGTTGGATCGCCTCGCCCACCTGACGTCCGAGCACACGAGAGAAGCCTCGGCGCGCATATTTGAATCGATGCGCGAATATCTCCCGCCGCACATCGGCGCGTTCTGGTTCCGGGACATCACCGGCTCGACCGCGAACGAGGCCGCGATCCGGATAGCGCAGAAGGCCACCGGGAACACCGACGTCTTCTCGCTGTTCCTGTCCCACCACGGCCAGTCCGTGGCCGCGACCGGCGTCTCCGGCAACGCGTTCCGGCACCGGTCGTTCACGTTGCCGTTCCCCGGCTCGGTGAAGGTCCCGGCGCCGGACTGCGCGAACTGCTTCTTCGGCCAGACGCCGGACCGGTGCCGGATGCTCTGCGCCACCCGGGTCGCGGACTTCGCGGAGTACGCGTCCAGCGGCCGGATCGCCGCGCTGATCATCGAACCGGTGCTCGGCAACGGCGGCAACCTGGTGCCGCCGGACGGCTACTTCCGTGAGCTGCGCCGGGTCTGCGACGACCTCGGCATCCTGATCGTCGCGGACGAGGTGCAGACCGGCTTCGGCCGCACCGGCACGTTCTTCGCCTCCACCGGCGTGGCGCACGAGCTGCGCCCGGACATCATCACGTTCGCCAAGGGCGCGGGCGGCGTCGGCATCCCGGTCGCCGGCGTGCTGATGCGGCCGGAGCTGGACGTGCTCGAACCGTGGGAGCACTCCAGCACCGCCGGCGCGAACCCGCTGTCGCTGACCGCGCTGGAGGAGACGGTCAACTACATCCGCGACCACGACGTGCTGGACAACGTGACGACCGTGGGGGCGTCGCTGCTGGACGGACTGCACGCGCTCGCGCGCGATCATGTAACCGTTTCCCACCCACGTGGCGTCGGGCTCATGCAGGCGTTCGACCTGTCGGACGCGGACGCGGTGCACCGGTTCCTGCCGGTCGCCAAGCGGCACGGCCTGATCATGCGCGGCAGCCGGTACGGCTTCGGCCGCGCGGTCAAGGTCCGCCCACCATTGATCATCACGCCGTCGCAGGTGGAGGACCTGCTGGACCGGCTGCGCGCGGCCCTGCGGACGTTCGAGGAAGAGGGATCATGA
- a CDS encoding zinc-dependent alcohol dehydrogenase: MKALTFASAWNVDLADVPDLHVIGDDDVVVDIAYCGICGTDLGIVSGAYPVAVPGVTLGHEASGIVAEVGAGVTTIAPGDRVVINPTPYCGRCRMCRTGRINHCVGKHGTESGVSYDGAFAGRYRTTSAFVHRVPDHVPLRAAALTEPLSCVVTGVRKIQPASLAMNTYVIGAGPLGLLYAWMLSLKGLTPTVVERSPARLDFARDRLPAGSRAVASLSDADDLDIVVDTTSHFLEELLPRMAPGGTFMSIGLKERVAAIDTMLIGDRSLNIIGSIDSLHGSFEEAFHLIVSGRVPAERLISHTVPLADYRKGFAALGCDIDARSVGAAPEASCKVLLMPGEHGA; encoded by the coding sequence ATGAAGGCGCTCACCTTCGCATCGGCGTGGAACGTGGACCTGGCGGACGTACCCGACCTGCACGTCATCGGCGACGACGACGTCGTGGTGGACATCGCCTACTGCGGCATCTGCGGCACCGACCTGGGCATCGTCTCCGGCGCCTACCCGGTCGCGGTCCCCGGTGTCACGCTCGGTCACGAGGCGTCCGGGATCGTGGCCGAGGTCGGCGCGGGCGTCACCACGATCGCGCCCGGCGACCGCGTGGTGATCAACCCGACGCCGTACTGCGGGCGCTGCCGGATGTGCCGGACCGGCCGGATCAACCACTGCGTGGGCAAGCACGGCACGGAGAGCGGCGTCAGCTACGACGGCGCGTTCGCCGGGCGGTACCGGACCACGTCCGCGTTCGTGCACCGCGTCCCGGATCATGTGCCGCTGCGCGCGGCCGCGCTGACCGAGCCGCTCAGCTGCGTGGTCACCGGCGTGCGGAAGATCCAGCCGGCGTCGCTGGCGATGAACACGTACGTGATCGGCGCCGGCCCGCTCGGCCTGCTCTACGCCTGGATGCTGTCGCTGAAGGGCCTCACCCCGACCGTGGTCGAGCGGTCACCGGCCCGGCTCGACTTCGCCCGCGACCGGCTCCCGGCCGGCAGCCGGGCCGTCGCCTCGCTGAGCGACGCCGACGACCTGGACATCGTCGTGGACACCACGTCGCACTTCCTGGAGGAGTTGCTGCCCCGGATGGCGCCGGGCGGCACGTTCATGTCGATCGGGCTCAAGGAGCGGGTCGCCGCGATCGACACCATGCTGATCGGCGACCGGAGCCTGAACATCATCGGCTCGATCGACTCGCTGCACGGCTCGTTCGAGGAGGCGTTCCACCTGATCGTCTCCGGCCGGGTCCCGGCCGAGCGGCTGATCAGCCACACGGTGCCGCTGGCCGACTACCGCAAGGGGTTCGCGGCGCTCGGCTGCGACATCGACGCCCGGTCGGTGGGCGCGGCGCCGGAGGCGAGCTGCAAGGTGCTGCTGATGCCGGGTGAGCACGGTGCCTGA
- a CDS encoding CGNR zinc finger domain-containing protein: protein MADTAFLLTLLNTAPVIDGVRTDRLDEAWPELPDAGRRALRTARDLLQDVVRGRRPATALAPLLDGVRSVPSVTADGVVWAIDADGARALVVEAVLAWDELRRAAPGRLRPCANDECELFLLDRSKSNSARWCSMATCGNKLKARRHYERARRTAE from the coding sequence ATGGCGGACACCGCGTTCCTGCTGACACTGCTCAACACCGCACCGGTGATCGACGGGGTACGGACGGACCGGCTCGACGAGGCGTGGCCGGAGCTGCCGGACGCCGGCCGGCGGGCGCTGCGCACCGCGCGTGACCTGCTGCAGGACGTGGTTCGGGGCCGGCGTCCGGCTACCGCGCTGGCGCCGCTGCTCGACGGCGTGCGCTCGGTGCCGTCGGTCACCGCGGACGGCGTGGTGTGGGCGATCGACGCCGACGGCGCCCGCGCGCTCGTCGTCGAGGCGGTCCTGGCCTGGGACGAACTGCGCCGCGCCGCACCGGGCCGGCTGCGGCCGTGCGCGAACGACGAGTGCGAGCTGTTCCTGCTCGATCGCAGCAAGTCCAACAGCGCCCGCTGGTGCTCGATGGCGACCTGCGGCAACAAGCTGAAGGCGCGCCGGCACTACGAACGGGCACGTCGTACCGCCGAGTGA
- a CDS encoding alpha/beta fold hydrolase, translating to MPEIHHRYATVDGRRLFYREAGDPAQPAFVLLHGFPTSSHMFRTLIPLLAGDFHVIAPDHLGFGLSDAPPAAEFDYSFDALADLTEALLDQLGIDRYAIYVQDYGAPIGWRLALRRPEAITAIVTQNGNAYEDGLVPSFWSPVRDYWAAQTPQTEAGVRGALTLDAIRWQYLHGVPDETLVDPTAWWHDVTLIGRPGNDEIQLKLFLDYASNLALYPRLHDYFRAGGVPLLAVWGRNDEIFGPAGAHAFSADLPHAEVHLLDGGHFLLETAVDEVAVLIRDFLTRRLPH from the coding sequence ATGCCCGAGATCCACCACCGGTATGCGACCGTCGACGGCCGGCGCCTGTTCTACCGCGAGGCCGGCGACCCGGCGCAGCCCGCGTTCGTGCTGCTGCACGGCTTCCCGACCAGTTCGCACATGTTCCGCACGCTGATACCGCTGCTGGCCGGCGACTTCCACGTCATCGCCCCGGACCACCTCGGCTTCGGCCTCTCCGACGCCCCGCCGGCCGCCGAGTTCGACTACTCGTTCGACGCGCTCGCGGACCTCACCGAGGCCCTGCTCGACCAGCTCGGCATCGACCGCTACGCGATCTACGTCCAGGACTACGGCGCCCCGATCGGGTGGCGGCTCGCGCTGCGCCGGCCCGAGGCGATCACCGCGATCGTCACTCAGAACGGCAACGCGTACGAGGACGGTCTGGTCCCCTCGTTCTGGTCCCCGGTCCGCGACTACTGGGCCGCACAGACGCCGCAGACCGAGGCCGGCGTACGCGGCGCCCTCACGCTGGACGCGATCCGCTGGCAGTACCTGCACGGCGTCCCCGACGAGACCCTGGTCGACCCGACCGCCTGGTGGCACGACGTCACGCTGATCGGGCGCCCCGGCAACGACGAGATCCAGCTCAAGCTGTTCCTCGACTACGCCAGCAACCTCGCGCTCTACCCCCGCCTGCACGACTACTTCCGCGCCGGCGGAGTCCCGCTGCTCGCCGTCTGGGGCCGCAACGACGAGATCTTCGGCCCGGCCGGCGCCCACGCGTTCTCCGCCGACCTCCCGCACGCCGAGGTCCACCTCCTCGACGGCGGCCACTTCCTCCTGGAGACCGCGGTCGACGAGGTCGCCGTCCTGATCCGCGATTTCCTCACCCGGCGTCTGCCGCACTGA
- a CDS encoding glycosyltransferase family 2 protein encodes MSTVPEISVVIPYRGRPDNLRLALSSLAEQTLRPQVVIGAMEYSAEYVAICREFTATLNVVSVLSAAPWKVGAARNLALRQATGEVVVLMDVDMTLPSRSLETLWERHFGYGQRVCVVGQMLDYDNNTGDVTSVVARSWEHYRKVLDDLQARPSVHDDPRLRTPQVIPWSFAWTALIALRRDTTPFFDEAFTGYGVEDLEWAYRVSRSGTPIVMGRDLYGVHLPHVRDVAANRRTETVNYRYFLRRWPGHDVELACALGDFEANAAYPELLRALAGARLSVVLGHDDVLTIGVSGDDTPGEVRERLPIAGLALPYDDHSIAEARLLPPVLRLGGRFTALVRAEAHRVARTVTEEVPS; translated from the coding sequence GTGAGCACGGTGCCTGAGATCAGCGTGGTGATCCCGTACCGGGGGCGGCCGGACAACCTGCGGCTGGCGCTGTCGTCGCTGGCCGAGCAGACGCTCCGCCCGCAGGTCGTGATCGGCGCGATGGAGTACAGCGCGGAGTACGTGGCGATCTGCCGCGAGTTCACGGCCACGCTGAACGTCGTCTCCGTGCTCTCCGCCGCGCCGTGGAAGGTCGGCGCGGCCCGCAACCTGGCGCTGCGCCAGGCCACCGGCGAGGTGGTGGTGCTGATGGACGTGGACATGACGCTCCCGTCCCGGTCGCTGGAAACCCTCTGGGAGCGCCACTTCGGGTACGGGCAGCGCGTCTGCGTGGTCGGCCAGATGCTCGACTACGACAACAACACCGGCGACGTGACGTCCGTGGTCGCACGGTCGTGGGAGCACTACCGCAAGGTCCTCGACGACCTCCAGGCCCGGCCGTCGGTACACGACGACCCACGCCTGCGCACGCCGCAGGTGATTCCGTGGTCGTTCGCCTGGACCGCGCTGATCGCGCTGCGCCGGGACACCACGCCGTTCTTCGACGAGGCCTTCACCGGATACGGCGTGGAGGACCTGGAATGGGCGTACCGGGTCAGCCGCTCCGGCACGCCGATCGTGATGGGCCGCGACCTCTACGGCGTGCACCTGCCGCACGTGCGCGACGTCGCGGCGAACCGGCGCACCGAGACCGTCAACTACCGGTACTTCCTGCGCCGCTGGCCCGGCCACGACGTCGAGCTGGCCTGCGCACTCGGTGACTTCGAGGCGAACGCGGCCTATCCGGAGCTGCTGCGCGCGCTCGCCGGTGCCCGGCTGTCCGTGGTCCTGGGACACGATGACGTGCTCACCATCGGCGTGTCCGGCGACGACACGCCGGGCGAGGTCAGGGAGCGGCTTCCGATCGCCGGTCTGGCGCTGCCCTACGACGACCACAGCATCGCCGAGGCCCGGCTGCTGCCGCCGGTGCTCCGGCTCGGCGGCCGTTTCACCGCCCTGGTGCGCGCCGAGGCGCACCGGGTCGCCCGCACCGTGACCGAGGAGGTCCCGTCGTGA